From Etheostoma spectabile isolate EspeVRDwgs_2016 chromosome 8, UIUC_Espe_1.0, whole genome shotgun sequence, a single genomic window includes:
- the LOC116694665 gene encoding G-protein coupled receptor 22: protein MHILPCPEQEATMSNVTVTDNTEPISRTMSPATPSPYPYPVSFQVSLTGFLMLEILLGMSSNLTVLALYCMKSNLISSVSNIVTMNLHVLDVLVCVCCIPFTIVVVLLSLEGDTALVCCFHEACVSFASVATAANVLAITLDRYDISVKPANRVLTMSRALTLLASIWVLSFVSFLVPFIEVGFFAQGHADLNQTVVENVVHTNQYYTELGLYYHLLAQIPIFFFTAVVMLITYSKILQALNIRIGTRFHTSQKKKARRKKQPSMTAMTTQQEATDASQSSGSRNPTLGMRTSVSVIIALRRAVKRHRERRERQKRVFRMSLLIVSTFLLCWTPITVLNTVILSVGPSDLMVKMRLGFLVMAYGTTIFHPLLYAFTRQKFQKVLKSKMKKRVVSIIEADPTPNNAIIHNSWIDPKRNKKVTFEDRDARQKCLSSEDVE from the coding sequence ATGCATATCCTTCCCTGCCCGGAACAAGAAGCCACAATGAGCAACGTAACGGTCACCGACAACACTGAACCCATCAGTCGCACCATGAGTCCGGCAACCCCCAGCCCGTATCCCTATCCTGTCAGTTTCCAGGTCTCCCTGACTGGCTTCCTCATGCTGGAAATCCTCCTTGGAATGAGCTCTAACCTCACTGTGCTTGCCCTCTATTGTATGAAGTCAAACCTCATTAGTTCCGTCAGTAACATTGTTACTATGAACCTCCATGTGTTGGATGTGCTAGTTTGTGTGTGCTGCATCCCCTTTACCATTGTGGTGGTGTTGCTCTCTTTGGAGGGAGACACTGCCCTCGTCTGCTGCTTCCATGAAGCCTGTGTCTCCTTTGCTAGTGTCGCCACTGCTGCTAATGTGCTTGCTATCACCCTTGATCGCTACGACATCTCGGTCAAACCAGCCAACCGGGTGCTGACAATGAGCCGTGCCCTGACCCTGCTAGCTTCCATTTGGGTGCTATCCTTTGTTAGTTTCCTCGTCCCCTTTATTGAGGTGGGCTTCTTCGCCCAGGGCCATGCTGACCTGAACCAGACAGTGGTGGAGAATGTGGTCCACACTAACCAGTACTATACAGAACTTGGCCTCTATTACCACCTGCTTGCTCAGATTCCTATTTTCTTCTTTACTGCCGTTGTCATGCTCATCACCTACTCAAAGATCCTGCAGGCACTCAATATTCGCATCGGCACACGTTTCCACacctcacagaagaagaaggctCGCAGGAAAAAGCAGCCATCCATGACAGCAATGACAACGCAGCAAGAGGCCACAGATGCATCCCAGAGCAGTGGTAGTCGCAACCCCACACTGGGAATGCGTACCTCTGTCTCTGTCATCATCGCCCTGCGAAGGGCTGTTAAGCGCCACAGAGAAAGGCGAGAGCGCCAAAAGAGGGTTTTCAGGATGTCCCTCTTGATTGTTTCTACCTTCCTGCTGTGCTGGACGCCTATCACAGTACTCAACACAGTTATCCTGAGTGTGGGCCCCAGTGACCTAATGGTCAAGATGAGACTGGGTTTCCTGGTCATGGCTTATGGGACCACTATTTTTCACCCTCTACTCTATGCCTTCACAAGGCAGAAGTTTCAGAAAGTCTTGAAAAGCAAGATGAAGAAGCGAGTGGTGTCGATCATTGAAGCAGATCCTACCCCTAATAATGCCATTATCCACAACTCCTGGATCGACCCAAAGCGGAACAAAAAGGTGACATTTGAGGACAGAGATGCTCGACAAAAATGTCTGTCTTCTGAGGACgtggaataa
- the LOC116694365 gene encoding B-cell receptor-associated protein 29, which translates to MTLQWTAVAFFLYAEIVVNLILCIPFISARRWRSVFSWRIWNWLSPYWNKCFITMIMVLIVLFLDAVREVQKYSGPEPMHDAKVNPNLFDNVHMKLFRAQRNLYISGFSLFLWLIMRRIVTLLNQVAISMETSLGLQAQMDSAVKAAKQHQDDNLMLKQALLDEEKSMSAKTQQLKLEADKLVDQVKAADEAVRKSNAEVEAMRRQAKGLAHEYDRLLREHHQLQNLQSPADKKDQ; encoded by the exons ATGACTCTCCAGTGGACAGCTGTGGCTTTCTTCCTCTATGCAGAGATAGTAGTCAATCTTATCTTGTGTATACCCTTCATATCAGCACGGAG ATGGCGTTCGGTTTTCAGCTGGAGAATATGGAACTGGTTATCTCCATATTGGAACAAGTGCTTCATTACTATGATCATGGTTCTTATTGTTCTTTTCCTCG ATGCTGTCCGTGAGGTGCAGAAGTACTCAGGTCCTGAGCCCATGCACGATGCCAAGGTGAACCCAAATTTGTTCGACAATGTCCACATGAAGCTGTTCAGAGCCCAGAGGAACCTCTACATATCTGgcttttctctcttcctgtgGCT TATCATGCGTCGGATTGTCACCTTGCTAAACCAGGTTGCTATTTCCATGGAGACCAGTTTAGGTCTTCAGGCGCAAATGGACAGTGCTGTCAAAGCAGCCAAGCAGCATCAGGATGACAACTTGATGCTCAAACAA GCTCTCCTGGATGAGGAGAAATCCATGTCAGCAAAAACCCAGCAACTGAAGCTGGAAGCTGACAAGTTGGTGGATCAAGTGAAAGCTGCTGATGAGG ctgtgcGCAAGTCTAATGCTGAAGTGGAGGCCATGAGAAGGCAGGCCAAAGGTCTGGCACATGAGTATGACAGACTATTGAGGGAACACCATCAACtccag AATCTCCAGAGTCCTGCAGACAAAAAGGATCAATAA